CTGAAGGTCTATCCTTAGGATCAAAAGCAAGCATTCTTTCTAATAAGCGAAGAGCAAGGGGGTCTGCATTTGGAAATTTGTGAATTAAAGGAATTGTCTTCTTCCTCCTCATGCTACTTAAGTATCTCCGAGCCTTTTCATTTCTTATCTGTCACGTGATATGGTTGAGTCTAATGGACAAACAGTATTGGAATCATGCtagcaaaaaataataatgacagAACACACCCTTGCAATGGTCTCGGAAGGTGGAGTTCCCAACAAATCAGTCATGAGGTCTAATTGATGGACCACATTCTTCCCAGGGAACAGAGGTTTTCCAGTCAAAAGTTCCGCAAAAATGCACCCAATACTCCAAAGGTCAATTGCAGGAGTATACTGTGAAATGTGACATGGAAAAATTAAGTAAGAATCACATCCATTTTCATCATAAGAATGCAGTAAGATCGAATTTATCATAAATACTTGATACAAATTATATAGTGAAAGAGATATCTACCTTAGAGAAAAAAGATCCACACAATTCAGGTGCTCTATACCACCTTGTGGCAACATAATCCTATAAaacatcaaaaataaaattttaaatttatctttgTTCTTTAATGTTCACACCCAGCTTCACATTCATATAGAAGAAGATTGACACAGGGAAAATCGAATAAAGGAGCATGTAGGGAAAAAGGAACAAAGATTGCATACTGTCCAAAATATTGCGGTAGGAGTATCATTGAAGGCCACTCTTGCAAGGCCAAAATCACAAATCTTAAGTTTGCAGTCTGCATtcgccaaaatatttttcggttTCAAATCACGATGAAACACATTAGctgcaaaaaagaaaaaaaaacacagtGACTTATTAGACCATACAAATTCATATTGCCTTTCTCAAATTAAATGCAAAAGAGAAATGGTATTCACGTTCTCCTGAGAGGACACATGGTGCAAATGATTAGAGATCAAAGTAATTATTTACCTGTATGTATATATTTCAAGCCTCGAAGGAGCTGATAGAGAAAGAATTGATAATGTTCCGGAGTCAAGTCATCATTGGCTTTAATTACCTGGTGGAGATCTGACTCCATCAGTTCAAAAACAACATATATGTCCTTGAATTCCCTTCTAGAAGGTGGAAGTAAAATATGCTTGATTTCCACGATATCTGGGTGACGAAGAAGCCTAAGAAGCTTAATCTCCCTAAGAATTCGTGTGGCATCAGATACATGTTCAAAAATGTCATTTATCTTTTTTATCGCAACTTTTTCCCCAAGATGGGTGTCATACGCCGAGCAAACAACGCCATAGCTACCTTTCCCAATAACTTCCTCGATTCTGTATCTGCTGCCTTCACCATATTCCGTGAAGAAATCTACATCTACAGATGTCTGCGAACAATGCAAGCTTTATTCATGCCTCAAAAGAAACAAGACCGAAAGGAAGTGGGAAAAACATAACTCAGACGAAGAAAGATGCTTGCATCACCAACCATTTGgacaaattttaaacatcaatTCAGAAAGATTTTAGATGGGtgggaaaaaaagaaattaaatcgaCCATTGGAAAACTCTGCCGCATAATTTGTCTGCTACGGTTTGTATTTAATACCATAAATTAATGTTTACATCccaaatcaaaattttacatcccttcttttttgttttgttttccgCAAATTGCATAAATTTCGAACCTCGTGAGACAGATATCACATTTGACCAacaagatttcaaaaacagacaaaaaaatttatctacCCAACCAGCGACCTCTCAATAGAAGCAAGGAAAACATTACTCTACTCAAATCTTCTCTGATaaactttttctttaaaagaaaaccagacaacaccaaaaaaaaaacatttaatccCAATCAGACATCAaattaatgaatatatatataagcatCCCTAGCTAGTAACCATTAAAAAAGTAACATGCTATGACTGGAAATAGAAATCACACTCGCAGTAGCTATTGTTTCCATGAATCTTACCTAAGCAAAGAAGTTAAAGAATCAAAATTAGACAACTAGAATCCAAAATACTAAGACAGCCCAATAAATCAGTAACTAAAACAAACAGAATAATCCACGCTGACTCCAGCTGTAGTTATTGAATCGCTTGCAAATTAAATTGTATCCCAAATGTCAagaaaatccaaatccaaactTTATCACAAAAATGAAATCAAGATCGATAAATTTCCAGACATATGAGAAGCTAGGCTGACAGAATTCCAACTCACATTCATAAATCAAGAACTTATTGAAATAAACCACCCACGCATAAACTCGTGGACCAGTTAAGTTACTTTGAGCAAGATACTATCCAGCTGAAAACCAAAAACCCAaagattattacctttttccGATGATCAGGCTGCATCTTTTAGCCACAAAGCATCTAAGAAACAAATCAACACCAATCCTTCACAAAGACGCTATCTTTTTCAGATCGAAAAACGAAGAGACCTCGgattgaaagaaaaacaaagtaAAACCCAGATGATATTTCCAAGTTTAAACCTCAAACTCCACTAGAATACAAGGATTGTCACAAGAAACTGGCAATAACtaaattttttaagtaaaaaatgGAATCTTTAGGTGGGTTCGCTGAGTTACTGACTTGTTTATTAATGGGGTAAAAGGTTTTACGGAGCGGAAGTGTGAATGAGTATACGAAGCTGGATAACGGGAATCTTCGCAATAGTTGGCAATGATCTGTAccggaaaaaaatataaatatttttgcaaaaaaaattggGTGAGGAGAAGAAGATGGAAAGTTGGGAACTTGAGAGAGAGGCCAAGAGATGTTGGCAAATTGGTGAGCACCGCTTCCTCTTTGGAAGAGAAGGAACTCCGACAAATTATTAacgatataatataattttattaaaaatttacatgacacctgaaaaataaataataataattcattttacaattaaacacagtttgaaattaaatatattatattaatatataaataaataatttaatatcataaaaaagtaattaaaattgatagttaatatagtaataatagtttgtttgatttgattaataaaatttgatatgagatgataaattatcattttgtatttttaataattaataatattatttattaagtgtaatattgtaatttaaattcaataatttgattgatatgatataaataattagtagattgataaataatacgataaaataaattatcaagaaattaattatgttgaataattttgaaaaaaaaaattaaaattgtctCAATTTTTTAAGAGTGGATTTCTTGTCTCAATTTTTTAAGAGTGgatttcttgtgagacgatctcacgaatctttatttgttagacgggtcaatcctaccgatattcacaataaaaagtaatattcttagcataaaaagtaatattttttcatggatgacccaaataagatatctgtctcacaaaatacgacctgtgagacggtctcacacaaatttaattatgccaatttttaattacttaattgtttTTTAGTAGTGTGGATTGAAATGAAGACCAATATTATTGTTAAATATTTGTAACTTGTATTTTGGACAAGCAAATCACAATTTATCCGATAAGAAAATAAGTAAACCATTAGTGATAACTAAAATGTTTTGTCTCCAAATTGTTGAAAACAAGTTTTCCAATAaactatatttatatattattttataaattattttttatattaatatttttgttctttaatgCTCAAATGCTATACTAATtatacaaataataattaatatatatgtcaCTATGGACAGATGAGATGGAAGCTATTAATATGTTAAATGCCCTATTAATCCATCTTCACCACTTAATCTTAGAAGTGCTCCTAGGAATGATTCCATTTCATTATAATATGATATTCTATAATGAACTTCAAGTTTCAAATGTTTTTTTAGGATGGATTTTATGTTACATCATTCATAGTAGCTAATTCTTATGCAGAATCGAAcgcttattattttattaaaagttacAGCTAGTGATAACGGTGTAATTACAATCTAACATAAGTATAATATTCTAAAGGATACAACAAAACTAACAAGTGTCACGTGTTGATCGCTCTCCAGCAGAGATAATTGTCGCTTTATAACAATTTTGTTCATAATAACTACACTATTTGTAATTCATAAAAATCTAACACATGATTTTGATTCAATATCAGTTGTAAAATCAACTGATTGCGGCTGTCAATCTATCTCCATCGCTTAATCTTAGAAGTTCTTCAATGATTAATATTCtactttaatttattaaaataagatATTATATAACAAGCTTCAATTTGCAATTTTTTCAGAATTTATCACACTATTCATAGCAACACAACATTTTCCTTTTGGGGTCTAAGAATTCTTCATTTTAGGAGAACGATCGATATATGACACTTGAGTTATTATATGAATCATaatctataatttttgataaaacgatAAGTTCTCAATCTTACAATTGATATAAGAATCAAGTTTGTATATTTGATTCACACTTATTGTAAAGAGCAATT
This genomic window from Primulina huaijiensis isolate GDHJ02 chromosome 7, ASM1229523v2, whole genome shotgun sequence contains:
- the LOC140980670 gene encoding mitogen-activated protein kinase 15-like → MQPDHRKKTSVDVDFFTEYGEGSRYRIEEVIGKGSYGVVCSAYDTHLGEKVAIKKINDIFEHVSDATRILREIKLLRLLRHPDIVEIKHILLPPSRREFKDIYVVFELMESDLHQVIKANDDLTPEHYQFFLYQLLRGLKYIHTANVFHRDLKPKNILANADCKLKICDFGLARVAFNDTPTAIFWTDYVATRWYRAPELCGSFFSKYTPAIDLWSIGCIFAELLTGKPLFPGKNVVHQLDLMTDLLGTPPSETIARIRNEKARRYLSSMRRKKTIPLIHKFPNADPLALRLLERMLAFDPKDRPSAEEALADPYFRNLARVEREPSAQPVTKMEFEFERRRITKEDVRELIYREILEYHPKMLKEYIEGAEPTGFMYPSAVDKFKKQFAYLEEHYGNGAAAPPERQLSSSLPRPCVLYSDNSNLSLADVSNDISKFTIKEADKNQVDRTSAHTIARFPGQVPPNIQGVASRPGKAVGPVARYNNCGATAATIEANEQHKMVRNPSVSAQYIVPGSSYPRKHPGCKIEKGDDSSECSNGLQSKSDLYMARKVAAAQGGAVNHWY